Genomic window (Lewinellaceae bacterium):
TTGGACATAGGAGTTGGTTAAGTTATGATGAGTGAAAAAATATGAATGCATGCCATTAATAGCTTGTTGGGGGGGGCAAAAACGGCTCCACGCTCGCTTTATGACTTCAAAAACCGTTTTAATAAACCGGCGAATTCCAGTCGGACACTAATAGGGGGGAGATAGCGGCTGTTATCCTGAACTTTGCAACATTGAATTGCAGACAATAAATATAGTAATTGTTGATATATTATTGCGGGATACCCGTTTCTTTTTTATCCGATATTTGATGTAAACTATTCCAAGCCCAGAAATGCCCTCGGATTCTCCCGCGCAATCAGATCAAATTCCTTCTCATCCAACTCCGCCAGCGTATCCGCCACGATCTGCTTGTCCGATTTGTGGTTGCGCACCACGTAAAAATCCGTGCCGTAGAGCACCCGCCTGCGCAGCTTGTCGTTTTCAGGCTGCAGCGTTTGCTTGAGCAGCGGGAATATTGACTCGTCGTGAAGAATATAACTGATATCGCTGTACACATTTTCGTACTGCAGCATGATGCTGCAAATGATAGAATACCAGTCTGTGTATTTCCACACCTGTTCCAGTTTGGCCGGAGAATACGCCCCTTGGCGGTTATAGAGGAAATCTATCCCCCTATCGGGGTTGCGGATGAGCTGCAGGCTGTAGTTGTACCGGTCGAGTTCCAGGTATCTTTTCCATTGGTCTTCACCGCCAAAATGGGCAAAGCAGATTTTCAGGTGGCTCAGGTTGTGATCGAGCGGCGCCTCTGGGCCGTTATACCCAAACAGTTCTCGGATGCGGTTGTCCTGCGCCTTGCCTACCAGTTTGCGCAACAGAGGCTCTTCCAACAGGCAGAGGTAGTTCATAGGATGGGTGAAATTGAGTTGAAATTGTTCGTTTTTCCGTTCCGGAAGCAGGAGTGGCGCAGTAGTTCCGCCTGGCACCGGCTCTTCAAAAACCGGATGTTCGTCCCATTCGCGCTTCTTGCTGCCCCGGTAGTAGATGGTGCCTCGAATGCAATGGGTGGTAATGGGCAATCCCCGGTCCGCTGCATATTTCCACAGGGGCAGCAGCTCTTCTTCGAAGGGATAATAACCCAGGGCCGGATAGATTTTGAAACCACTAAAGCGGTGGCCCTCTATGTATTCTTTGACGAAACATTCCTCCAGGCTTACCCTTCCATCGTGGAAGGCGTACCGGAAAAAATCAGGATACTCCCGGATGCGCCTGGGATCTACGAATACGAATGGATACAGGAT
Coding sequences:
- a CDS encoding amidohydrolase family protein; its protein translation is MEEQTEAHQPIINCHTHIFTGDHVPPHLARTFVWWPFYYVLSLPLILWAVKSWNKWTDAIRFSPVYKAGKRAWYKFSIWVSRTWLLNILRWIIGTLAIIHVFYILYDWSSLVFEPDESVINDWILILREKLEEWNILFNIDNLFVKVFLVAAVMLFFKSGRNFILFILKRVWSFFQLLPGKVTTDLIERYILLCRFSLYKHQHGIMARLKAQYPPGTGFVVLPMDMKYMDAGKLKPKGAYSRQMEELARMKNDNDYKDILYPFVFVDPRRIREYPDFFRYAFHDGRVSLEECFVKEYIEGHRFSGFKIYPALGYYPFEEELLPLWKYAADRGLPITTHCIRGTIYYRGSKKREWDEHPVFEEPVPGGTTAPLLLPERKNEQFQLNFTHPMNYLCLLEEPLLRKLVGKAQDNRIRELFGYNGPEAPLDHNLSHLKICFAHFGGEDQWKRYLELDRYNYSLQLIRNPDRGIDFLYNRQGAYSPAKLEQVWKYTDWYSIICSIMLQYENVYSDISYILHDESIFPLLKQTLQPENDKLRRRVLYGTDFYVVRNHKSDKQIVADTLAELDEKEFDLIARENPRAFLGLE